The Ahaetulla prasina isolate Xishuangbanna chromosome 7, ASM2864084v1, whole genome shotgun sequence genome segment atcaatccagGACACAGTTAATAAATAGATCACATTTatcgaaagaaagagagaaaaacatctATACAAATGCAGAATCTTTTCAAAATGACATAAATGGCTGAAATGGCACTAGGAAATTAGCAATATTgaattttatataataaacaaGGAAGTATGTAATCTTGTAGAAGTAGATGGGAAACCATTTTGTCCCACAAGAACTTCTACATATACTCACTTTACTTAATTATTAGATGTCAAAGTGAACTTTTCTTTATGCCAGTAAAGCTTGCATTGCCAACTAAAGCACACAGTACTATTCACATATATACAGTGTATGAGGTATAATATTACACAGAGTTGTGATATATTCAATGGCTGGTAGAGCATTTTAGAAATCTACATTGTGGACAGTAGGTTAACATTACGGAGACTGAAGTGTCTCTTCTACCTGCTAGGCACGTGTGTGCATATACAACCACATACATTACAGTACACATTCATGTCTGAGGTAATTTTATAAAAACTTCTATTAGtccacgggaaggaaggaagaaaggaaggaaggaaggaaagaaggaaggaaggaaggaaggaaggaaggaaggaaggaaggaaggaaggaaggaagggacgtcATTGAGACTGATGGGGGCAGGAGGGACCTGGGCTAGCATAATTGTGCCCCCATTATTCCCTACAATATCTCCCTATTCAAGACAAATGGGCTCAAACCTTCTTAATAATTCTGAGGTATGCAAAATTCAGTTCTGTTCTGATATATGATCTTTAAGAGCAGAGAATTATCATagctgaaaaaaaagagagagaaaatgaacacTAAGAAATGAGGAAAGACATTTAGGCAGCTGGCTCAGAACAAAATCTAATTCTTATTAACATGGATTCTATAGATACTAAGAATTATTCAAGAGTCAAATAAGATAATCAAAAAGGCTCTTGGTAACAAGCCAAGCTAATTCTGACATCGCTTTTTCTCCACAAACATTCTGGTAAATAGATTGTCTGGAAGAAATCCACCaatattaagtttttttaaaaaaatggaaatagtaACATCAGATTCCTCCACATGTTTTGGACTAATTCCAAGCAAAGGCCAAGGAATTCCAGATAGACCCAATTGATCTAAAAGGTAGCAGGTTGAGGAAAGAAAAGCTATGTTTTTATTATAAAAGTATATAACCTCTCACTCGCTTTGTACAATAGTGCACTCAGCATTGTGGTACATGGACAATGGACATGGCTTGGAAGACAGTCATGTTAAATTTAAACTCTGAACTCTCTTTTGCAAATAAATagctgcaccagaaaccagaaactTCTCAGCCATTTAAACATGGGAAAAATGTAGCTGCTGGTCAGATATTTTTAGTGAGAAATAAACATCATTGTTTAATAATAACTTGCTCAACCTTAAGTGCAAGCTTTGTTCAGCAATGGATGCTTAAGTTTTTAGTCCCATTTTCAGTCTACACTGGCCTAGAGCCTTATACCACAATCTTGTGTTCTACTAAGTTCTACTAAATTCAATTGGGTTTACTCTCAGATTAATCTCCACAGGTTTACAACATTAATATGAGAAAGTTGGAGGATAGAGCATAACATCTGGCATTGCACATCCAATGTCATTATTACCAGAATGGTAGAAAGCAGAATCATTATTGTGGAATAAAAATGAATGGGATTTGAATGGGTGTACAATAAAAGTTTCCAAGTATATGGATATGACGTTTTTTAGGAACAGAAAATCACATGAAACAGGTGTGCTTGTTCTTACAGTACATATATTTCAATTATTTACATATCATGTAACTGAAAATCAGCTGGTATTTCTAGGTCATACTTGCCAACTAATTCACACATTAATTAAAACAAACACTTTTGTCATTtgcaaaaaaaccagaaaaattaTCAAATGTAGTGTTTGTAGAGACACGATGAAGAATTATCATTGGCACAAAGAAGTATATTTTCCTCAAAATGTGTGAATCTTTTTTGGATGAGGAATTGGAGGAATACAACACCCAATTTTCAACTTGTTATCAGATTGTCTCCTGCATGATGGCTACTCAAGAAACCTGTACAAATCAAGCCTGTCTTTTAACTGTTTTTGTATAAAATTGAAGTTCAAATTTCTTTATACCTTGAAGCTTCTTgaaacaaaggaaaataaaaagaaaactaagagggttttttttccccgttaaaaaaatacaaaaaccaaAAGACCAATAATAAGGGCTGTGTATGGCAGTTACAGTATCTACCATAGCAGCTTCAAGTATTTACAATGctgtgttttaatttatttatatctttacaGAAATGGTACAATGCTCTAGCCAAAGTATTTTCATGACCGCTGTTGTCACCCATGACTCGGTAAATATTTTCAGACTGTCTCTCTTCAGCCACTTTCTTTAAGGCACTGCACATATGCTAAGGACTCCTTCTTGGTGGAGCTTCTTTTACTGGATTgtgcatttttctctctcccttgctTGCCCTTCTCGGAGGACTTTGGATTTTATGTACTTCAGATCACTGTTGACACTGGGTCGACGAGCAAAGGGGGAAATCATGCCATAGGCATCTGTCTCTTTGACCCTATGCATCCTGAAGGACTTTTGGTGGAAAGCGTCACCATACTGCACAGAGATCTTCCTGTGAAGAGCAGGACTCATTTCATGGGGTAGTTTGGCCATGCTGAAAAGAACATAGAACATCTCGTTCACGTTGGTGTTTTTCTTGGCTGAGACTTCAAAGTATGCACAGTTCTCGTCACTGGAGACAAGCTTCTCAGCTTCATCAGAACTCACTTGGCGATAGTGTTCACCATGATCATTCTTGTTACCACAGATCACCATAGGCAGATCCCCTGTTTCCTTGGTTTTGTTCTTCAGACAAGATTTGACTTCAAGGATCTGATTCTGGAGCCTCTTGACCTCATCAAAGGATTCTCTGTTGTCCAAACTGAATACAAGAATGAAAACATCTCCTGCAATATTTCAAcaagaaataataaaggcagtaGGTTACAATTTTATCATACAGAAATATGTGTTTAAAAACAGCAGACAGCAAAACTATTATAAATTCTATAGATTTTATGACAGACTTTGCAATCTAATGACTTCTATTTGTCAAAGCCCATAATACCTAATACTTTTCTAATCAAAAGCCATACTACCTAGGAAGGTGAGAGCTAAAGCCTAGCATAAGTAAAGAGTGTTAGGGTGGGGGACAGtagcaataaaacaaaaacattcaggatatttaaataaaatagatattatTTAAGAATTCACAGAACTAAGGGATCCATTAACATATATATGCAGTGCAATGAATTCAGGTTGCAAAGCTTCCTTAACCTTATTTTTTCTATAGCGGCGTTCTCTTCAgtgaaaaattgaatttatattattactaatattatttttcttctatcttGTCCAGCTCTAAGAACTAAATGCTGAACAATCTGTGAAGTTTAATGCATTCAGTATCTAAAACATTTCTTGCCCAATCTTTCAATgttttagaatacagaataatagagttggaagggaccttggaggtcttctagtccaaccccctgcctaggcgggaaaccctacaccacttcagaatgatcgttatccaatctcttaaaaacttccagtgttggaacattcacaacttctggaggcaagttgttccactgattaattgtcctaactatcagaaaatttctccttagttctaggttgcttctctccttgattagtttccacccgttgcttcttgttctaccctcaggtgctttggagaatagtttgactccctcttctttgtggcagcccctgagatattggaacactgctatcatgtccttggtccttcttttcattaaactagacacccagttcctgcaaccgttctttatatattttagcctccagtcccctaatcatctttgttgttcttctctgcactctttctccacatctttttttacattgtggcgaccaagtTCTTCAAGTTTTCTTcaagttccatttttattttttacaattttccATATATCAGTCTCTCTATATTGCTCCTTTGCTATTGTTTGGCATCTAAATTTCATAAATTCTAACAGCGAACTATCTGACTGTGGTTGctgttttttatattctgtaaaaaaTGATGATGCATAGTATTGTTCAATCAAAATGCTTCATGTAATGATTGATGCAGATACTGCAGATACTGAATACATGCAGATAAGCCTGAAAAATAATAGATTATAAttatctgcagaaaaaataattgctatcaacctgccttccactgaggacctgtatactgcatgaatcaaaaagagggccgtgaaaacatttacagatccctcatatcctggacataaactgtttcaactcctaccctcaaaatgatgctatagagcactgcacaccagaacaactagacacaagaacagttttttcccgaaggccatcactctcctaaacaaataattccctcaacactgtcaaactatttactaaatctgcactactattaatcttctcatcgtccccgtcaccaatctctttccacttatgactgtatgactgtaactttgttgctggcaatccttatgatttatattgatatattgaccatcaattgtgttgtaaatgttgtaccttgatgaacgtatcttttctttcatgtacactgagggcatatgcaccaagacaaattccttgtgtgtccaatcacacttggccaataaaaattctattccattctattctaaaaaggaaATAGTTGCTGTGTGATCCACTTATATTAAATATAAGATTGAATCAGTTTGTTTCAATTTATTATGCATGTCTATTTTTAGTCAATCCTAATATAGTTTTttacttaaaaccatttgtttagagactatccaaagttacaacagaactgaaaaaagtgacatgataattttttacaCTTATTACTATTGcaccattcccatggtcacatgatcaaaatttcaacatttggcaactggcacatatatatgacaactgcagtgtcccagtgtctgtaatcaccttttgcaatcttcttacaagcaaagtcaatgaggaagccagattcacttagcaaccgcgttactaacttaacaactgcagtgattcacctaacagctgtggcaaaaaaggtttattaaatgtcacttaacaactgtctggcttagcaatggaaatttttgaaGTTGTGGTCACGAGTCAAGGACTATTTCTATATAAATATCAAAGAATCAATAGCTGTGAATAGAAAAGTCCATTTCAGATGCATTGTTGAGCTCacataccagaggtgggattcatcaggttctgacccgttctggagaaccggtagcagaaattttgagtagttctgagaactggtaaatttcacctctgactgggcccatccccatctattatcttcctcctgagtcccagctgatcaggaggaaatggggattttgcagtaaccttcccctggagtggggagggaatggagattttgcagtatccttcccttgccacacccaccaagccatgcccactaagcaatgccacgcccaccaagccatgcccaagaattggtagtaaaaaaattgaatcccaccaccgtcaCATATCAAAGATCATTGGTGGGCTCACATACAACCAAAGATGGTTTTGTCCTCTTTGAACAATAGACATTAATGTTATCTCACATGCTGCTCTAGAACTATGTTTGAATTTTCAGAGGAGCTTGTCATGCCACAAGAGTTTGTTTGTCCACAAAAACCAAGGCCAAAGTCTTCTTGTCCAAAAGCATCTGACTTAGTCTTTGGGAAATTGGTGGTTGCCTCTTAAAGACAGGATTTAGACTTAACATGGACAATTCTTGCCTTTTCCGTTTAACTTTGGATTTTCCCAAGCAACCTCAGTCTTCTTCTCCCAAAGTGATCAGCCCTGATTATGACAAACTTAACTTTTTAAGTTTTTAACACTGTTAAGCCTCACATGTATGTTTCTAACCTGTGAGAATAGAAAGCCTCCTCATGGCAGGGAATGGATGATTCCCAGATGTATCCAAGATGTCCAGCTGATATATGTCACCTCGAATGTTGTAAACTTTGCGATGGAAATCCTCAATGGTGGGTGTGTATTGGTCATCAAAGCGGCCATTGAGAAACCGAGAGACAATGGAACTCTTGCCCACCCTGGAGGCTCCCAATACAACCATCCGGTAGGAATTCTTGGCTGGCACATTCAAGGTGCAGTTCCCACTGGACATAGTCTTCATCATTGCTCAGATCTGAAAAGATGTAAAAAAAGGAGCAATTGTTACCAATAATAGCgaaaataacattatttttgtTATAACACTACCCTGTGCCACCAGAGTAATACAGTGGAACAAACATTACCTATAAACAACTATAAACAATGACATGACaatgtagcaacaatggtgcactggaatatctgcaagaaataccatttactTACAAAGTAAGAACTGGTgggccacaaaatagacaaagtaatagaaaatgaacaaactggagcaggggtctccaaccttggcaactttaagacttgtggacttcaactcctagaatccctcagccagcaaagctggctgagaaattctgggagttgaagtccacaagtcttaaagttgccaaggttggagacccctgaactagagtactttgggactttagaatttAAACAGATAAGcacctcccacataacaccccagacatAATAATTGTTGATaagtgcctggagacagcagaacaaaagagaaagaactagagaaaacAACAAAATGGAAAGAGCAGAAATTGAATGATTATGGCAAACAAAAGATAGGGCAGTATCAATAGTAATTGCTCCCTTTGGTACAATCCAAAATATCTGAACATCATCAGCATTGATAAAATCACCACCAGTAAACTGCAAAATGCAGCTTTACTTGGAGCAGCTTACAGCttacatcactggaggttttcaagaagagatatgtaatggtataaggtcttctgcttgagcaggggttgggttagaagacctctaagatcccttctaatcttattgttttatgtttaagTTGCATCCTGCAATGGTACTTTTAGTTCCATCAAACAATAACATTTATCTATCCTAGGTCTTTgggaaagacttgataggtggatgaaAATGGCAaagccagtctaaacatctgaggttttttgtttttgtttacatttatatcccgcccttctccgaagactcagggcggcttacagtgtgtaaggcaatagtctcattctatttgtatatttacaaagtcaacttattgcccgcccaacaatctgggtcctcattttacctaccttataaaggatggaaggctgagtcaaccttggacctggtggggcttgaacctgcaataattgcaggcagctggttttaataacaggcttcttatagccttgagccaccacggccctgtgTGACTGTGACTGTGTGACCAAACATCCTCATCATAATAATGCTTTTCAGTGACAGTGAAATCCAATATTATCTTTTTGCAGATAATAGGTATCTTTGGATGCTTTTGTAATTCTTATTTCAGAAAGTATTCCAGACTACATTAGATTCATAACATATTGTGAATTGGATTGACTTGGGTTATATAGATTTTCAGGCAATTAAATTTTGTTTAAATCAATTGCATCATTTTCAGCATTTTAAAAGGCAATATGAGACAAGAGACAGTCCCTCATTTTGAATGTCATTTCACCAAGTGAGCTTGaaggatgagtcagccaggaGTATTTTAATGTTACGGAAGGGCGTCTGATTACTAGCTATTCATTTATTGTCTTTTTGAACTGAAAATAATTCTTGTTGTGCCAGACTAATTTAGGACAATTCCACAAGTAGTCACTTTATCAGTACAAAATCAGTTCTGGATATTTGTAAAGTTTAACTATGTTCAGAAACTGATTCCTTTATCAGCTACGGTATGTCTGGAACTATAATACTCCCGAAACGCACATGCAGGCTGATTTTCTACTGATGGACCTCTTGATTCACTGTATCTCCTACTCCTTGGACTCAATCCAACCATTGCGTCCTTCCCTCCCCACAGAGGTTCAGGTGTCATAGCTTCCAAAAGAGGTGCTACTAATTTAGTGTGACTATATTGCACCAAGTTGttgtcaactcttagtgaccacgTAGATCAAGGGTCCccgaatttggcagctttaaggcttgtggacttcaactcccagaattctccagccagctgactggagaattctgggagatgaagtccacaagccttaaaactACCAAGTTTAAAGACCTCTAACATAGATAGATCTTCTCCATTATATATGGGTTTTTAAAATGCAAGAAGGTATTGGTAGCCTTGTACAAATAACTCCTCAGATTTTTTTTCACAACCTCATAACTCTTCAGATTTCCCCCCCCATACCACCAGACAAATGCACACagcatgaaataaaaatatgggATGTGGATTAGAGAGAGTCTTTCTTTTGTATGGAATAgttgaaaatgaaattttatatatGAACAGAAGAAACTTGGTTCAGGGTACTAATTGAATGATGCTTTTCATACATCAATGGTTGACTGGGGAGGTATTGAGCAGCTCAAGGGGTtatcttggatgattgagaatctccatagacatttgttaATCCTTTTGTGCCTGGCTTGTTGCCTAAGCCTGGTGTTGATATAGCCTTTCATACTGGCTTGGATCATTTGATGAGAATGAAGATATGGAATGAAAAACCTAGGTGCAGACCATCAAATATCTCTAAGGAGTATAGACCAGAAAATATCGAATAGGCTTAGTAAAACATGTTTATTTGGAAGGAAGTCCCATTTTAGTAGATCTATTCCTCAATCAATATGCTTCTGATTGCAAACTCCAGTTCCAATTTTCTTCTTACAAAGGGCCCTCTCATTGCTCATAAACAAGGTCATCAGCTAGTTAAAGCTTTTAAAACTAACCATTTAATCACCTTAATCACTTGTCAGCAATCTCTCCCTTACCAAGCTGTTTTCTTATTTAAAAGAAAGAGGCAGTTATGATAACACGGACTTGATTAGACAGATTCATCAAGATTCTTCAGAATTTAGAAAACATAGGCTTTCTGATCCTAATGGACCAGATGGAGATTTTAgaccctttattatttattatttagtctTTAGCTGTTATGGTCTTTGCTGTagtttgttctttaaaaatcCTTTGCTATCATATCTGTTAGTTTCTAGTGAACATGTAGTGTGTTCCCACATTAAATTTTTGCATACTCTCATTCATAAATCGTTCTTAATCAACAATTTTGTGGTTAGGCAACATCTCTCACAATTCTTTCTAACAGAAAAGATCAAACCCTCAACTAATAATTATAGAACCCAGCTTTTACATTTTTAGATGCATATATCTAAAAATCTAAAAGGTattaaatgtacaattaaaatacaaatattagtATCATGCTGATATGCTTATCAGAAAACcatctttttaaaagaatacaGACAATGGCAAACATAGATTTACTTCCatgttatttttaaatctattcaTAGGTCTCTCTTAGGATTTCTGCCTTCCAGCTATTGCATAATGTTTTATCCTATATATTTATAGGAGTGATCatatttctgaataaaaatatttggatcaAATCTTTTTCTTGCTTCCCActcagtttttgttttgttttttgtagaaAAGTATTTTATCTTTGTTTAAATTCACACAGAGAAGGTTTCAGGGGTCAGATCTTAAGATTATATCTGCTCCAAATACTGAatttcaggaaatcaaaaatccattttaaagctGTTTTCTGCTCTTCAGCCTCACTGTAACAATTGTTTGTGCCTTGTTTAAAATACTTAATTCATCTAATCCTTTTGATTTGAAATGTTCAATAGATACAAAATATAAACCTTAACAGTATATTCTGCAGAATTGCTGGTTATGTCCTAACCAGCTGTTGATACTTTTATCTTCAGGGTTTGGACCTTTCATTGCTATAAATACATTTCAGCTCAACAGCAATGTGCTGCATTCATAATTTAAACATTTTGCATCACCTCATGCAGTTTTTAACCTGCAGCTCTTAAAAATAATAGCAGCAACTTATCCATTTTCAACGTTCCTCTGAGATATGATTTTTAGATGTGGGAAACAAAGCACTATTTAATGATTTGCCCCAGATCAGTAAAGTAAGTAATGATCATGGTTCTTAGCTATTAAACTGAGATTGTCTGATTCCTCCCAGTGCCTAAGCACCAACTGCACTCCTTACTATCTTATGAGGTATAGTATAGAcagtaaaatatcaaataaaaaataGAGGGATCcatgcagaaggggaaaaaatgcttttaattacaATTTAATTAGCATTGCTTTGTATTCATTTTGGCTGTCCAATTCCATTTGCTCTGTTATTGATTCCAAAAGTGCACCCTACCTTCTGCAAAAGCAATTCAGATCTTTCAGCACATTGACTGCTGCAGCCTTTTTGTGTGGCCTCTGAAAAGTCCAATAAAAAATGAGAAGCCATACTTGAAGATAGCTTAGTCACCATGCTTATCCTCTCATTTTTCATCTCtctg includes the following:
- the RASD2 gene encoding GTP-binding protein Rhes — translated: MMKTMSSGNCTLNVPAKNSYRMVVLGASRVGKSSIVSRFLNGRFDDQYTPTIEDFHRKVYNIRGDIYQLDILDTSGNHPFPAMRRLSILTGDVFILVFSLDNRESFDEVKRLQNQILEVKSCLKNKTKETGDLPMVICGNKNDHGEHYRQVSSDEAEKLVSSDENCAYFEVSAKKNTNVNEMFYVLFSMAKLPHEMSPALHRKISVQYGDAFHQKSFRMHRVKETDAYGMISPFARRPSVNSDLKYIKSKVLREGQAREREKCTIQ